The Candidatus Bathyarchaeia archaeon genome segment TGTTTCCGAGACTTCAGTTTCCCGGCGAAGACCCCTAGAAGGCTGCTTAATCACCATTAAATCTCCGATTCGCTTACAGTAGGCGCAGACAGGGTTTGAGGAGGGCATACCGCACACTTGGCATTCCAAGAGGGGTTTTTGAGGCAGCTTCGACTCGACTATGGGGATTAGCCTCGCCAGGAAGAGGGAAAGCGTTTGCTGTCTGAAGTGGGCGTTTCCCTTTGAAAGCTCTTCCAACAACCGCTTTGAACGCCGAGAATGGGTCCCCCTCGAGTGTGGACAATTTAAGCTTCTGAACGGCACGTCGAAGAAGCAACAGTAAATGAGGTTTTCGAACTCAGGGGTTTTAATTAACGGTTTCACCTTCACATTTTGACTTGGATGTTTCGGCGCTAAGACCGGTTTCAACCTAGACAATTGAAGTAAGTCCCCTGAGAAAAACGTGGTTAACATCGTTCCCACCACGTCGTCTAGGTTATGGCCCGTGGCCTGAACGGTCGCGGAGAGGTCTTGAACAACCCTGTCCAATATATGTCTTTTCACTAAACCGCAAATTGAGCACATCTTACTTTTAAATCGGGTTTTCTGGAAGTCGTCGATGGTGTATCCATAGTCCTCAAGCTTCACAACCTTCAGCTTAACGTTTAACGAGTCAGTGAGCTCTTCTACCCGAGTCTGACAATGATCAGAATATTTTTTGATGCCTAAGTTCAGGTGCACCGCCACCATGTCCTGGTTTGGATAAACGCTCCTTAAAGCGTGCAGTAAGGCTCCGCTGTCCTTTCCCCCAGACACAGCTACAGCCACGCGATCGCCCCGCTTAAACATCTTAAACTCCTCAACGGTCTTCTTAACCCTGTTCCAGTAGAAGTCTTTAAAGCAGTTAGAGCATAGGCTTAGGCCAGCGTATGGTAAATATATCTCCGCCCTGTTCAAGCATCTCTTACAGCTTGACAACAGGACCGCCAGCGTTCAATGGGGTTCAATACCCTAAGATACCGCACTCAACCCTCATATTTCTAGGTTTCTAGACCATTTATCATCGCTAGAAGCCAGTCATGTTTAAAGATCCAACTGAGGGTAAAGGAACGGTACGGTCAGTGTCTTTCCCATGTTCCGAATAGGGCTAAAATTAATATACTACTTTTTAAAAAGACGACCCCCTCCCATACATGTAGTTAAAAGGTGGGAAAACCACATTGGATGTCGAGAAGAGCTCTGTGAGTAGGTGGATGTTTGTGGTCGCTGGCCTGGTGATTAACCTATGCTTGGGGACAGTTTACGCTTGGAGCGTGTTCAGACCTCCTTTACATCAACCACCTTACAACTTATCTGCCGCCGAGTCGGTAGCTCCCTTCAGCGTCTTCCTACTGATGTTCGGGGTTACCTTCGCTTTCTCTGGGAGAATGATAGGTAAGGTGGGACCGAGGCGTCCGGCTCTCATTGGTGCCGTCCTGCTGGGCGTTGGGTATCTTTTAAGCTACATCATAGCGTGGGCGCCGGAGCTATCCTTCTGGATTACCATCGTTACTTTTGGGTTTATAGCGGGCACAGGTTGCGGATACGCCTATAATCCGCCGATAGCGGTGTCCGGGCGCTGGTTTCCGGATAAACGTGGATTAGCGTTGGGGCTTACGGTAATGGGCTTCGGCCTTTCAGCGTTGATCACCGCTCCCGCAATTTCCATGATGATATCCAAGCTTGGGGTGCCTAACACCTTCCTTGTTCTTGGCGTGGTGTTCCTGATAACCCTCATGGCTCTAGGATACCTGCTTCGCTTCCCACCTCCCGGTTGGCAACCTCCAAAGCCTCCAGCTTCCGCTGAAACCAAACGTTGGATCGAACGTGGAGTGGATTTGGATTTCACTACTCGAGAAATGGTGCGAACTACCACATTTTACCTTTCATGGTTTACATTCCTCATCGGAGCAGGAGCAGGATTGATGGTCATCGGATACGCGAAGCTCATCGCTACCGACATTACGGGGCTAAAGGATAGCTTGGAGTGGCTGGCGGTTTTGGCTGTTTCCGTACTATCAGCCTCAAACGCCGTTGGGCGGCCACTGTTCGGCGGCCTATGCGACCGAATAGGGCCTAAGAAAACCCTACTCCTCATGGAGGGCATTCAACTGGCATGCCTACTGGTTCTTTTCCCCACTTCCCAGTCGGTTCCAATGCTCTACCTCTCCGTCGCGCTATTCGGCGCTACCTTTGGCGCGTACCTCGCGGTTATGCCTACCCTCGCATCCTATTTCTTCGGCGGAAAAAACCTTGGCCCCAACTATGGCCTTTACCTCAGCGCCTACGGAGTGGGAGGAGTGGTATGCCCGATGTTGATGGCTTTCATCGTCGGATCAAATCCCACCTACACCAGCTATGTACAGGGATTCTACGCGACAGCGGCCCTCGTCTTCATCGCCCTCATCCTGACAGTATTGATGAAGCCTCCTAAACTTCGCGACACCTAGTAAAACGTGAAGCGCATCCCCCATTCGTTAACTTTTCAACCGGAAAACTCTCCGGATAAATATCCTGAGCCTCTCCTTTAGGCCGACTTGAAGTGACCCCATGCCCTGCATGTTTAAGTAAAGGAGTCCATTGAAGATGGATGAACGTATTCCTTCCGGGGTGGAGAAGGCTTTTTAAAAACTCCGCGTAAATTTACTTGAGAAGCCTCCTTAAGATTTGGTTTGATGAGTAGCGTTTTTGAGGTGTATGCTCGTTGAGGTTGAAGGTTTGGGTTTTAGATCTAGATCATGAAGTTATCGATGGTCGATCCATGGTTAGGATTTGGGGAATTACAGGTGAGGGGAATAGAGTAGTCCTCTTGGACGAGTTTCACCCTTACTTCTACTTGATCATCGATAAGGGAATTGATGTCGACTCCTTCATTAAGCGGTTTGAGGGACACGCGGCCCCAGGGTTCAGGGTTGAGCTTAACCGTGAGAAGCTTCGCTTTCGCGGAGTGGAGGCGGAGTCGGTTAAGGTGGTATGTCGAAACCCGGAGGAGCTGCAAAAACTGTCTTCCACGCTTCAAAAGGCTGAAGGAGTGGTGGAAACGTCTCTGGACGACTTAAGGCCTACAATCCTCTACATGATGGATAAGGGGCTTTGCCCCTGCGCGTGGATTACAGCGGAAGTTGAACCTATTGAATACAGGTTTCAACCAGCTTACAGGCTGATACTGGTTGAAGACGTAAACCTTGGGGATAATCCTCCTCCTTTGAGGTTGATGTGCTTCAAGGTTTTTTGCTTAGGTTCTTTTGGCACCCCCAGCCCTGATTCGGATCCAGTTCTCATGATCTCCGCTAACAGGTGGGGTGAATTTATTCAATTTGAGTTAAAAGATGGTGAGGGGGAGTTGATTCAGAAGTTCATCGACTACGTTCGAAGCGTTGACCCTGACGTGATGGCGGGTTTCGGCTCAAACGTCTTCGACGTTCCTTACCTGTTAGAAAGGGGATCTAGGATTAACCGTCCTTTTAAGGTTTCCAGAGCTGGATCTGAGCCTCACCAAAGCGTTTACGGCCACTTCTCGGTTGCGGGCCGTCTTCACGTGGATCTGAAGGACTTGGTTGAGGATATTCAGGAAATAGAGTTAAAGGATCTAGACTCCGCGGCTGAGTTCTTCGGCATACCCTTATTAGAAAAGGTGGAGGTCTCGGAGTTCGAGGCTGAGGAGCTGTGGAGAAGTCGAAGGGATGAGTTGAGGAAACGAGAGAGGATGGCGGTAGAGGTAGTGAGGGAGATGTTGATGAGAAACATGGATTTCATGATCACTCTTTCACAGCTCACCGGACTCCCCCTCGACCATGTCCTCACCGCCGCCGTGGGTTTCAGGGTTGACTCCTACCTGGTTAAGGAAGCATTCCACATAGGCGAGCTTCCTCCTAGGAGGAGGGAGCAACGATACATGGCTTACACGGGTGGGCTGGTGTTAAAACCGAAGCCTGGAGTCCATGAGAACATAGCCGTCATGGACTTCAAGTCCATGTACCCAACCCTCATGCTACGCTACAACATCTCACCCGACACCTTGGTGGAGGAAAACCCCCCTCCAGAAGCCCAAATCGAAGGGTTACCATATGGGTTTAAACGAGACAAACCCGGATTATACGCATCCGCGATATCCAAGTTGCTCAACCTCCGAGCGGAGTTGAAGCGTATGTTGAGCCGTCTGGAGGGCGCCGAGGCTAGAATACTGGCGGAGAGGGAGCGCGCCGTCAAGGTATTAACCAACGCCATATACGGTTACGCAGGTTGGCCGGGTGCCAGATGGTACTGTAGAGAGGTGGCTGAAGCCACAGCCCACTTGGGCAGGGAGATGATTAAAAAGGTCGTAAATAAATGCCATACCATGGGGTTAGAGGTCATCTACGGCGACACAGACAGCGTGTTTGTAAAACATGACGCCTCTAAGCTGACTGAATTGGGTAAATGGGTGGAGGAGGAGTTTAAGCTTGAGATAAAAGTGGATAAAATCTACCGGAGGTTGATGTTCACCGAGTCCAAGAAAAAGTACGCTGGGTTAACCGAAGGCGGCTCAGTCGACATCGTAGGAATGGAGGCGGTGAGGAGTGACTGGCCCCAAGCTGCGCGAAACGCGCAGAGGTCGGTCTTAACCGCCATCCTCAGGAGCCAACGGCACGAAGAAGCGTTGAGGAAAGCTCGGGAAGCGGTCTTAAACTTGAAGACTGGAAAGGTTGAGAAGGGAGAATGGATCATCTGGAAGGCCATCACTAAGCCCTTAGAGGAGTACGTTGTGAAGGCCCCTCACGTCGAGGTCGCTCGAAAGCTTGTCGAGAAGGGATGGAAGATGAAGCCTGGAGGCAAGGTTGGATACATCATCAAGAGGGGAGCTGGGAGGTTGCATGAAAAGGCCGCCCCCTATATGGAGGTTCGGATGGAAGAGGTGGACCGTGAGTATTATGTGGAGAACCTAGTTATCCCAGCGGTGATGAGGGCCCTAACCGTTTTAGGGTTCACTCGAGATGACCTCGAGGCGAAGCCTGAGACTAGAAGGCTGACAGACTTCTAGCCCGTTGGAAAAGCATTTAAACCCTTTAAAGCGCATGGTTAATGCGGGTGTGGAGCTTGGATGCTTTAGAAGCCATTCGTAGAAGGAGGAGTGTGAGAAGGTTTAAACCCGATCCCATACCGAAGGAAACGATTGAGAAGTTAGTGGACGCGGGTAGATGGGCTCCTTCAGGTATGAACGTTCAACCCTGGGAGTTCATCGCCGTTACTAACCCCGAAACCCGTAGAAGGATCGCTGGCATCACAGACTATGGGAAGTTCATCGCACAAGCCCCACTTTGCATCGCCGTTTTCTGTAAAGACACCAAATACTACTTGGAGGATGGATGCGCCGCCGTTGAGAACATCCTTATAGCCGCCACCGCCCTAGGTTTGGGTTCATGCTGGGTAGCTGGCGACAAGAAAAGATACGTCGACCAGGTTCGAGAGATGCTGAACGTTCCACGAGGATACAAGCTGGTGGCTTTGATCGCCATCGGATACCCATTGGATGGGCCGAGTGAGAGGAGGAGAAGAGACCTGAAGGAAATTCTACACTACGAGAGTTTTTAAAGAACGTAAACACTCTTGCCTCTTAATAAATTGTTGTCGCTGTTAACTTATGCTGATCTCGTTTCTCTAAAGCCTTAGAGTGAAACGTTAAATCTTTAAAGGTAAACCCACCGTATTTTTAATTAAGGAAATGGATAGTGATGGAAAGTTGGAGTTTAATTGTCATATCACTGATGTTGTCGTCGTAGGTGGGGCTGGAGCGGGATGTAGGGCCGCCATCGCCGCCGCCGAGGAAGACGTAGACGTAGTCTTACTGGATAAGGGTGTGATCGGCAGATCAGGGGCTACTCCATGCGCCTTGTGGAGCATACAAGCACCCTTCGGTGAGAGGGGTGTGGATCCCAGGGACTCGCCTGAGCAAATGTTTAGGGACATGGTTGTGGCGGGAAGGTATCTGGGGGATCAGAACATCGTGGAGGTCATTACTCAAACCGCCTGCGATAGGATTCTCGACCTTGAAAGATACGGGGTAAGGTTCAAGAAGACCCCTGAAGGAAGGTTTTATCAAACTCCGATGCCTGGTCAAACCTATCCACGCTCTTGCTTCATGATCGAGAATGGTCACAGCCTATCCACTATACTGGCCAAGGAGGTTTCTCGGCATCGAAACATATGGCCGAGAAACGACTTCATGAGCTATGCCGTCATCACCAAGGGGAGGAGGGCTGTAGGCGTTTTAGGGTTAGATCTGCAAACCGGATGCTTAGAGGCGGTGTTAGCGAAGTCCACGATTCTAGCTTCTGGTGGTTACACTTCGATCTGGGAGTTCTCCGACAATCCACCAACCATGACAGGAGACGCGGTGGCTATGGCCTACAGGGCTGGAGCTGACATCGTAGACTTGGAGTTCAACCAGTTCTATGGAACCGATGTGATCTGGCCGCCCAGCGTGAAGGGCACCGTTGTCCTCTACGAGTTGCTCGCTGAACCCTTCGCCGACGCCAATGTATACAATAACAAGGGGGAGCCTGTGTTCCCGAAACCCTTGCCCATCAGGGATGAGGCCATCAGAATCATGTACAAGGAGATTCGAGAGGGTCGGGGAACGCCTCACGGAGGCCTCTGGTACGATGTTACCAAGTCTCCTAAGGGTAAGGAGGAGGTGAGAAGGATCTTCGAGGAGATGACGCCGAAGCATTACAGGTTCCTGATCGAGGCTGGTGGAATCGACTTGGTTGAAGAGCCGTTGGAGGTGGCTCCCGCCTCCCACTATCAATGCGGAGGCGTGTACATTAATGAGAAGGGCGAGACCACCGTGGCCGGCCTGTACGCGTGCGGTGAATGCTCAGGAAACTATCAGGGAGCCAACAGGCTGGCTGGAAGCGCGTTGGCGGACACTCAGACGATGGGGGCTCAAGCCGGTAAACACGCCGCCCTTGCGGCTAAGGCTGGGAAAACGCCTAAACCAACCCTAACTCAAACCAATGTGAAGAAGATTTTGAAGAGGGCGACCATGTTCACTAAGGCTAAGAGGGGGGGTGTTAAGGCCCAGGTGGTGAAGGATCGGATAAAGAATCTCGTGGGCGAATACGTAGCCCCCATCAGGGATGAAAGGGGATTGAGGAAGGCTTTGACGGGTTTGAAGGCCGTGGAGGCGAAGACGTTGAAGAGGATCAACGTCCCAGATCTCGGGAACTATAACCTTGAGTGGTGCGAGGCGTTGGAAGCGGACCTTATGCTCGACACCGCCACCCTCACCGTGCTTTCATGCCTCTTCCGAAAGGAGTCGAGGGGCCACCACTTCAGGTTAGACTATCCGGATCAAGACGACCGAAGCTGGCTGAAGCATACGGTGATCCGGATGAGAAATGGGAAACCCTACCTGACAACCAAGCCTGTAAAGTACACGAAGATGCCTCCGGCGAGGGGGTGAAAACCGCTTTGAACAAGGAACAGAAGGGTAAAATTGTCGCTAGAGTGTTCCGGTTTAACCCAACCAGGGACACCAAGCCTCGATACGGCGTGTACGAAGTGCCGGCTGACGAGCCCATGACCATACTGACGATGTTGAAATATATCAGAACGCGGCTGGACTCAACCCTCGCCTTCAGAGACTACATATGCTATAAGGGGATCTGCGCCAACTGCATGGTCAGAGTCAACGGGAAGCCTGTGAGAGCGTGTTCAACTAGGGTGAGCCCGGGGGAAGAGGTAACGGTTGAACCCTTGGCCCAGCATCCCGTAATCCGGGATCTGGTCGTCGACTTCGGTGCCGCCACCCAAGGCGATGAAGCCTCCTACATCCTTCGAAGAGGAGTGGTTGTAGACATCGTCAAGCCTGGCAAGGAGTAGGTTGATGAAAACGTGAAACCTATTTTTATAACCGTTCAACGCACATAAATGATTGAAGAGTGATTTGGTTGACAGCTGGTAAAAAGTTGTGGTGGCAGGAGCATACGAGGCCTGAAATCCTAGAACGCGCACGAAAATGCGACATAGCTATGCTTCCTATCGGAGCGATTGAGCAACATGGAGAGCATTTAACCACTGGGGAGGATTGCTGGCACGCCATCAAAATCGCTGAGAGGGTTGCGGAGAAAACGGATGTAATGTTGCTGCCATGCCCCTGGTATGGAGCGCATCCTTACCTCCACTGGTTTTACCCTGGAACCATACCCCTACGATTTGAAACCTTCATGAACCTACTCGTCGACGTCGTCCGAGGCGCAGCTGTAGCGGGATATAATAAATTCATCATCTTCAACTGCCATGGAGAGGAGTGGGCTGTTCCACCGGTTGTACAGCAACTGGGCCTAGAAGGATACTTCGTGGTCGCCCCAACATTGTGGGAGATCGCTAAAACCACGTTAAATGAGGTTTTGGAAACCCCCTTCATGCACGCTGACGAGGCTGAAACCTCCCTAGGCCTGTACTTGGTGCCGGACCTGGTGGACATGAGCAAAGCCAAAGACGAAACACCTGATTATTTAATAGAGAAAAAATGGTTTGTAGGTCCAGGAGGCATCATCCAGGACAAGATGCCCTGGTATGTGGCTACCTTCACCCAGCCTGAATACAAGCATTTAAAGCATGGCGTAGTGGGACATGCTACCCGAGGAACGGCTGAGAAGGGTCGTAAAGTAGTGGAAGCCGCTGTTCAATGGCTCGTCACCTTCATAGAAGAGTTGAAGGCAAAGTATCCTCCAGGCGTCAAGCCGCCCGTAAAGTAAAACTTAACCACTCCAACATTTTTTTGAAATTTTTAATTCGAAAAGTGTTATTCTAAACCCAAATTTAGCTTAAAAGGATCGGTTTGGAGCCCTGGGCAATCGCTCCAGCAGCCGGTGAAGTTTTCCGGCTATCGACGCTGTGGCGTCGTGAACCTCCTTGTACAACGCGTAAAGCTCCTCGTACAGGATGTGGACTTCCGGATCCGGCGCAATGACATCGATTATCTTGACGCATCGATCCACGCCTTCGCATAGGTTTTTGAAGGCGGATACTCCCACGCCGGCTAGGA includes the following:
- a CDS encoding FAD-binding protein, which encodes MEFNCHITDVVVVGGAGAGCRAAIAAAEEDVDVVLLDKGVIGRSGATPCALWSIQAPFGERGVDPRDSPEQMFRDMVVAGRYLGDQNIVEVITQTACDRILDLERYGVRFKKTPEGRFYQTPMPGQTYPRSCFMIENGHSLSTILAKEVSRHRNIWPRNDFMSYAVITKGRRAVGVLGLDLQTGCLEAVLAKSTILASGGYTSIWEFSDNPPTMTGDAVAMAYRAGADIVDLEFNQFYGTDVIWPPSVKGTVVLYELLAEPFADANVYNNKGEPVFPKPLPIRDEAIRIMYKEIREGRGTPHGGLWYDVTKSPKGKEEVRRIFEEMTPKHYRFLIEAGGIDLVEEPLEVAPASHYQCGGVYINEKGETTVAGLYACGECSGNYQGANRLAGSALADTQTMGAQAGKHAALAAKAGKTPKPTLTQTNVKKILKRATMFTKAKRGGVKAQVVKDRIKNLVGEYVAPIRDERGLRKALTGLKAVEAKTLKRINVPDLGNYNLEWCEALEADLMLDTATLTVLSCLFRKESRGHHFRLDYPDQDDRSWLKHTVIRMRNGKPYLTTKPVKYTKMPPARG
- a CDS encoding 2Fe-2S iron-sulfur cluster-binding protein, whose protein sequence is MKTALNKEQKGKIVARVFRFNPTRDTKPRYGVYEVPADEPMTILTMLKYIRTRLDSTLAFRDYICYKGICANCMVRVNGKPVRACSTRVSPGEEVTVEPLAQHPVIRDLVVDFGAATQGDEASYILRRGVVVDIVKPGKE
- a CDS encoding DNA-directed DNA polymerase; this translates as MRLKVWVLDLDHEVIDGRSMVRIWGITGEGNRVVLLDEFHPYFYLIIDKGIDVDSFIKRFEGHAAPGFRVELNREKLRFRGVEAESVKVVCRNPEELQKLSSTLQKAEGVVETSLDDLRPTILYMMDKGLCPCAWITAEVEPIEYRFQPAYRLILVEDVNLGDNPPPLRLMCFKVFCLGSFGTPSPDSDPVLMISANRWGEFIQFELKDGEGELIQKFIDYVRSVDPDVMAGFGSNVFDVPYLLERGSRINRPFKVSRAGSEPHQSVYGHFSVAGRLHVDLKDLVEDIQEIELKDLDSAAEFFGIPLLEKVEVSEFEAEELWRSRRDELRKRERMAVEVVREMLMRNMDFMITLSQLTGLPLDHVLTAAVGFRVDSYLVKEAFHIGELPPRRREQRYMAYTGGLVLKPKPGVHENIAVMDFKSMYPTLMLRYNISPDTLVEENPPPEAQIEGLPYGFKRDKPGLYASAISKLLNLRAELKRMLSRLEGAEARILAERERAVKVLTNAIYGYAGWPGARWYCREVAEATAHLGREMIKKVVNKCHTMGLEVIYGDTDSVFVKHDASKLTELGKWVEEEFKLEIKVDKIYRRLMFTESKKKYAGLTEGGSVDIVGMEAVRSDWPQAARNAQRSVLTAILRSQRHEEALRKAREAVLNLKTGKVEKGEWIIWKAITKPLEEYVVKAPHVEVARKLVEKGWKMKPGGKVGYIIKRGAGRLHEKAAPYMEVRMEEVDREYYVENLVIPAVMRALTVLGFTRDDLEAKPETRRLTDF
- a CDS encoding ATP-binding protein; translation: MSSCKRCLNRAEIYLPYAGLSLCSNCFKDFYWNRVKKTVEEFKMFKRGDRVAVAVSGGKDSGALLHALRSVYPNQDMVAVHLNLGIKKYSDHCQTRVEELTDSLNVKLKVVKLEDYGYTIDDFQKTRFKSKMCSICGLVKRHILDRVVQDLSATVQATGHNLDDVVGTMLTTFFSGDLLQLSRLKPVLAPKHPSQNVKVKPLIKTPEFENLIYCCFFDVPFRSLNCPHSRGTHSRRSKRLLEELSKGNAHFRQQTLSLFLARLIPIVESKLPQKPLLECQVCGMPSSNPVCAYCKRIGDLMVIKQPSRGLRRETEVSETSPRIQQ
- a CDS encoding OFA family MFS transporter, producing the protein MDVEKSSVSRWMFVVAGLVINLCLGTVYAWSVFRPPLHQPPYNLSAAESVAPFSVFLLMFGVTFAFSGRMIGKVGPRRPALIGAVLLGVGYLLSYIIAWAPELSFWITIVTFGFIAGTGCGYAYNPPIAVSGRWFPDKRGLALGLTVMGFGLSALITAPAISMMISKLGVPNTFLVLGVVFLITLMALGYLLRFPPPGWQPPKPPASAETKRWIERGVDLDFTTREMVRTTTFYLSWFTFLIGAGAGLMVIGYAKLIATDITGLKDSLEWLAVLAVSVLSASNAVGRPLFGGLCDRIGPKKTLLLMEGIQLACLLVLFPTSQSVPMLYLSVALFGATFGAYLAVMPTLASYFFGGKNLGPNYGLYLSAYGVGGVVCPMLMAFIVGSNPTYTSYVQGFYATAALVFIALILTVLMKPPKLRDT
- a CDS encoding nitroreductase family protein, producing MWSLDALEAIRRRRSVRRFKPDPIPKETIEKLVDAGRWAPSGMNVQPWEFIAVTNPETRRRIAGITDYGKFIAQAPLCIAVFCKDTKYYLEDGCAAVENILIAATALGLGSCWVAGDKKRYVDQVREMLNVPRGYKLVALIAIGYPLDGPSERRRRDLKEILHYESF
- a CDS encoding creatininase family protein translates to MIWLTAGKKLWWQEHTRPEILERARKCDIAMLPIGAIEQHGEHLTTGEDCWHAIKIAERVAEKTDVMLLPCPWYGAHPYLHWFYPGTIPLRFETFMNLLVDVVRGAAVAGYNKFIIFNCHGEEWAVPPVVQQLGLEGYFVVAPTLWEIAKTTLNEVLETPFMHADEAETSLGLYLVPDLVDMSKAKDETPDYLIEKKWFVGPGGIIQDKMPWYVATFTQPEYKHLKHGVVGHATRGTAEKGRKVVEAAVQWLVTFIEELKAKYPPGVKPPVK